A region of the Culex quinquefasciatus strain JHB chromosome 1, VPISU_Cqui_1.0_pri_paternal, whole genome shotgun sequence genome:
aaaaaaaagaaaaaaaaatcggccgcGATTCTctagaaattctccgtcggcgtgccttccgatcaacggtgatgtaggaagggcttcacttattaaaattattttatatcataagccttaaaacatatttgtcgacgtgccttccgatcctcgatgatatggaaaggacttaatccagcaatacgacttgcttgtctcaaaaaacaaaaatcggatcgtttctatcgaaaagtatataaagagaacaaaaaaaactcatcggccaacgaacgcgcgaactaacaaaaaaaaaattaaaaaagaagaagaaggaaaTCAATCaacccatgtacacaaatagcgacacaaaagagacggaaaataacacgaaaaaacaggactgcgcgtccccacaagcaccgcactactgatcgtCAGCTCCACGTCCTTCTTAACAAGAGACAAACCGATCGAATAACGTGGAAGTAATCcttttgctatgatttttcctatgtttataggaccatttctaaagaaaagaaaaaaaaaaataactcctgATATAAAAGAAATGAAGTTTATGAAAGGGAATATTTGAAAAGCAGCAGAAGTTTATCACCATTTTTGCCCAAAAATGATTGTTGAAAAAACCAAGTTAGGCATGAAAAAACGACCGTttagcccttctcaaatgtcattttcgaatgCACATGGTACCATtccacaaaaatggctttgataagcgtaggataacatgttaaCAAAGATCAATTGAGATCGGAGAGGGTcagggtacaaccgattccttaTTTGGCATCGGTTGGCCACGGTTGGCTCTGTTCTCGGGTTGGTTTCTAAAAGGTCGTAAGCGCCACTTGTACACAAAACCAGTTTTTGGCACAGTTGCCTTTTTGTAATGCATTACTAACGTTCAATCTCGTGAACAATGTCAATACCTCCTAGTAAACTGTTTTCACAAGAACGTGGCCAGCAAAAGGGAAACATTTCTTTTCAGATCAGCCGTCTTCTTCATCAGTGCGTTGTTGTTGCGATTGCAAAATGttataggaaaaaaatattaggagAAAATTCCCAGTCGTACCACGTGTCACTAATAATGGTACCGTGTGTATTGTGTAAAAACTAAACCTGACTCGAATACGTCGTGTTCCATTTCGGATCCAGCATAAGATCAACTTTTCCGTGATGGCCCGCGGACAGAACGGGTGAGAGGAGTGAAATGCAAATTATTTCTTCTATACATAGTAGATTTGTAGTACATTCCAGTTCGCCGCCGATTAGATTGCCGCTTCGTGAAGCGAATCGCATTACACTGAACTGATCTCTTTATGCTGAAAATGTGGTTCGCGCAGTTGAAATTTCGAACAATTGTGATTACGTGGGGTTTGTCGTCCTTGGGAAGGGTTCTTGTCTGACGTTGTCATACGTAACGTAACTCTTCTGGTGGATCCAACTCGGTAGCTCATTTTCGAGTTGCCAGATGGCAAAGTAAGTGAATCATCATCGTTATCAACGAATGCCAGAATTacaatatttcttgaaagaGATTATTCAATCACCCAAATTGTCCACGTTTCAGTTGAAAGCAAAAGTCAGCTTATTTTAACTCTGTTTTTATCTTATCACAAGTACTACGcgaccaccaccagcagcgaGCATGTACAGTGCAGCAAAAGTGTGTGCTGGAATGTACCACGTtgcacagcagcagcagtaccaGCTGATGACGACACCGTCGTCTGACTGATTCAGcaatcctcctcctcctcccctcGATACCGTTAGTCATCGAATGTGGACAGACATCGTCGTGTTCATGATTAGCAAATCGTTTAGCGTGCAAATATTCTAATGCTTTCTTCGTTTCTTCTTGCTTTCCTCTTGCAGTTGTACTGATTGGAGATTCCGGCGTCGGTAAAAGTAATCTGCTATCGAGATTCACTAGGAATGAGTTCAACCTGGAATCGAAATCCACCATAGGAGTAGAGTTTGCTACTAGAAGTATAGAGGTAGGAGCGGGACACTTCTTATTTATTTCCAGTACTTATTATACGACTCATGAATTCTATAGGTCGATGGCAAAACAATCAAAGCCCAGATCTGGGACACGGCCGGCCAGGAGCGCTACCGGGCGATCACGTCGGCCTACTACCGGGGCGCGGTCGGCGCCCTGCTCGTGTACGACATCGCCAAACATCTGACGTACGAGAACGTGGAGCGGTGGCTGCGCGAGCTGCGCGACCACGCCGACCAGAACATCGTGATTATGCTGGTCGGCAACAAGAGCGACCTGCGGCACCTGCGCGCGGTACCGACGGACGAGGCGAAGGGCTTCGCCGAACGGAACGGCCTCAGCTTCATCGAGACGTCGGCGCTCGACTCGACCAACGTTGAAACAGCATTCCAGAACATACTCACAGGTGTGTGCGGCTGTGCGCTGTGTTGGTTGTgatagtattttaagtttttgaaattattatacTTAATTTCATACAAATATTCCACTTAAGTCTTTCTATCACGGGACAGTGTTGCAAAAGCGAAAAATCTTCTTATCGGATAAATTCCTCTAAAAATGTTTCTGAAGTAATTTTGAACCATAAAATCCACATAACTACCAATCCACGCGTAATTGTCTCGTGTTACTTTGAGTGCATGCATGCAACAAATCTCTGCTTAATAAGCCATAACTAATGACCAGTGTtggaatttttcacaaaattccattTTTCACTCACCCACGAAAGTGAGATGagttaacaaaacaaaactctCCCGAAATTTTTAAAGAGTATCAGCCAGCCATATGATTGACGTGATTTTAACCTTGAACATTTCTTAAATTAATTAActtcgaagaataacttttgATGAAGATTCCTTTATAGCTACTTACCAGTTATTACAATATTGCCAGAGCTTCAAAAACagtgaaatttttgtgaaattttccactctgtaaaagtatgtttttaaatttcaagataACTTTTGTCTAGAAAAGTTCGGCTCAAtttctgcaagataacttcagttttGGTCAAATAATTGATCTAATgttcacatttgaaaaaaaaaataacaaaaataattctgattctagttcatctgtagaagaaaaatatgtgtcggtacctgtcgggtactcattttctgatacccgacaagtaccggcaagcaGGGCGCAAAGTTTAcaatgcgtgtttcggagatttttggATGTCTTCTCTGGTTGGTGAGAGCAAACATGaacaaaattcagaaatttaaaatttagacattttaaaatttaaattcaaaaattcaaaatttcaaaaatcaaaaaaaaaatcaaattttcaaaaaataaaaaaataaaaaatgaatttacgagccacggttttaactcttgaatgaaaaaagtgtttaaaaatacattatacaccagtccagttgtttggcaattattagtttccaaaattcctaagtatttacgattttttttgccaaaaataaagtttttgcggtgctgtacattggaatttcataaaaattcaaaatatttcaaatccagcccaaacatgcttaatatgattatcaatgcagagaaatgcgttttagattgttttcagttgatttgacttttctattcattaaaattttgaagtttcttaaaaaaatgtctgccccctgattttttggaccaatttttaaggggggggggcataaactttgaaatatatttgcaacggccttgttttgatttttttaaaaatatttttttgttatttttttaattttttatttttttcaatttcataattttttttctttttaatttttttttatagtttttttaaatttattttaatttttatattttttcattttctttttttataaatgttaaTGTTGATTTGAGTCGTGTGGTTTTCGTGGGAGAGATCGGTCGGCGAATCGACGCGCAAAAATCCGCAAGAAAGTGCTAgcagattctggaattcattgaaaaaagtttcgcgTCGTATCCtcggaagttgggccatcagtcgtgtggtgttcgtgggggagatcggttgGCGAGTGAGAATCCGCAAGAAAGTAGTTGAAGTTTCTTGAATGTATTGATAGAAGGCTTCGCGATATCGTGTATATATTGAATTTCTGTAGTTGAGCCGGTTGTTCGAGGTCCGGACTGGGCAAATTCGTGGTGAAGTTTCTTGCAAAGAAATCGTGCGCGAAGAATTTCATGAAATCGATTGAAACAGTTCAGTGTATCAGCACTATTTGAGGTTAACATGATAATGAATAATacgtttcttaaaatttcatttcgttttgaaagcccttcccatagcatcgttgctcggatggcacacCGACGGTAAGATGTAAAAAAATACGGGATTGAGTATATAAGCCCTTCTCAAAGCGTCGAAgatcggaaggcaacgattatgtttcattCTCttgtcatatcatctaccaatacTGAAttgttgattggaaggcacacCACCGATCTAGTttgtttaagagcgagtttttcaccaatgtgtaacaggtcgtatcgaggtgctccgatttggatgaaactttcagcgtttgtttgtccatacatgagatgaactcatgccaaatatgagccctctacgacaaagggaagtggggtaaaacgggctttgaagtttgaggtcgaaaaaacattaaaaatcttgaaaatgctcgcatttccgtaaaacttcttcaattccaactctcttagatgcattcgaaaggtcttttgaagcacttcaaaatgtgccatagacatccaggattggcttgattttttctcatagcttttgcaaataactgttaaaaatggattttttaaaaccttaatatctttttccaacagcctccaacacccatactcccgtaggtcaaaagataggtataactttttggccaatcgcagtttttctcatagtttttcgatttttctataacaaacattttacaacgttagtttttgccctgtaggccaagaagatggcactttttggtctcaattttgtcatattcggaatcctcggataatttcacgtaagttagaagtattggagttgtaaatttgattggaaaaaatgcaatttaaaatgaattaaaatatttgttaacattttgtcggattaggggtaaaacagataTTCGCCTACTTAATACGGCATTTGACGTTTTCATCACAAGGTAAATTAGATCaatttcttttttcgaaaatgttttatttaattatttttgaaatcaaatttacaactccaatactactgatttttttcgtttttttttgggttttttaataatttttttaatgttttaatttttattttttaaatttttttccgtgtttcaATCGATTTTTCCTTGCATAATTCCATTTGATGCGGTAGCAAACAGGCTAAATAtagggtagcaaagtgaaatcccgaagaactgagagcaaatttgctactgCGACAAGTACCGCGGTGGGTTGActtcgggtgcaaatttgatttgattcgatgcacttaacgtcgattccgttttaaATATTATATTGTAGCCTGAttctacacgcagaaaaataaggcatatttgaatcaacaaaacgttttgttgatttaaaaatcaagatttttgttgaatcaacgctaaacgtcaaagcaactttttcaaaacaacaaaagatttttgtggaattgagaaaatcaaggtttgtttcaacgcaaaatcggcgttgattatattcaaaaaaaatgtgtggtgTATAAAACTAGCAGGAGTTATCTTGCTGGAAAGTAATTTTagaacggtttttttttattttttaaacagtctTAACATACTAGAtcataaaaatactaaaaacaaaATCCAACCCTTCCATCCCGCGCGCAGAAATCTATCGAATTGTGTCGCAGAAGCAGATCCGGGACCCGCCGGAGGGCAGCGTAATCAGACCGAACCTGGAGAACATCGACGTGAAGCCGACCAATCCCACGACCGACTCGGTGCGAAAACAATGTTGCCAGTGACCGCCACAAGCAGAGACCACGACGCGATCTGTTCTTACTACTTCTTCTGCTACCACAACAGCaacttcaacaacaacaacaacaactactaCTATTACTacgattattattattattatgattATTGCTGCAAAACCATCAATagaaacaacaacagcaacagctaCAGTAATGAAGAACTTTCTCAATAGTAATAATAGTTACAGTAATATgcttttgatttgaacgaaacgaaaagaagaaaacaaacaACAGAATTAAAATCAAGTGTTGTAACAAACAACCATCCTTATCTCTACAAAATAAAGTAGTCAAAttggagaaaacaaaataacgaAAGAAATACCAGCTAATCGATTAACATACTACTATTACCCctccttaaaaaaatgattcaagatGACAAAAAACCACTTTTCAGCAGTACTAGATGTCAAGTTTTCGAACGCATAGTCGAATCTAATACAATACACAACACTCACACCCATATTAACTGTTGTTTGAAGGCGAACAGAGAGAAGAGAGTGCTAATCCTATTTCGTAATTCTGATTAAACGGCTGTTTCcgtaacgagaaaaaaaaaatcacaccagaaaaagaaaacatttaaaaacacacacacgagcACATCTGCAATTTACGTATTCATTTcgattgattggaaaaattgatgTACTCACAAATagtttttgaagttaaaaaaacagcaaatattAAAGGACTTGTACTCACCATCAaattcaaacacacacacgcgccAACGAGCATTGCATTCACACACCACGGCGGTGCACCCACGTACATCAAACTAGATACTCTCGATATGTGGCGCGCCATTGGCGAGCAGAATTCAGCTAAACAGAAGGGAGTTGAAGGAGGGCAAACAAAAATCGCAAATCAGCTACAGTAGACAATTGCGCTTTAGAGTAAAGAAGgaataaataaaacaagagaaaagaatagaaaaaaaaacataccgcTTGAACGCAATAAAAACAAGATAATTCGTCAAACAAGAGTACTACTAAAACAACCTTGcaaaatcatttaataaaacaaaaaaataaaacaacaacataGGTGATATGCTGCGAAGGAAgaactttattttaattaaattatgatcaaaag
Encoded here:
- the LOC6035554 gene encoding ras-related protein Rab-11A; its protein translation is MGTRDDEYDYLFKVVLIGDSGVGKSNLLSRFTRNEFNLESKSTIGVEFATRSIEVDGKTIKAQIWDTAGQERYRAITSAYYRGAVGALLVYDIAKHLTYENVERWLRELRDHADQNIVIMLVGNKSDLRHLRAVPTDEAKGFAERNGLSFIETSALDSTNVETAFQNILTEIYRIVSQKQIRDPPEGSVIRPNLENIDVKPTNPTTDSVRKQCCQ